A window from Pseudooceanicola algae encodes these proteins:
- a CDS encoding FadR/GntR family transcriptional regulator produces the protein MSDQDHLPDQPAGGAEQDDKLETVLANLRRLLSESPKIPPERRLSEQLDVSRHTLRKALKTLRDNGELEPAKSGRRAAPDKSTPSARLVQSTNPLEVMEMRLMIEPSLARLAALRASPDEIARIVQTSTSPGGMSPSQADQEFHRAVAAGSRNSLASELHILLHRVQNDARLRFTDSDSDSNTTVERVRARDLEHQEIAAAIAERDPDSAEQAMYEHLERTQRKLTGRLGSRSTDAA, from the coding sequence ATGAGCGATCAGGATCACTTGCCCGACCAGCCCGCAGGCGGAGCCGAGCAGGACGACAAGCTGGAGACGGTGCTGGCGAACCTGCGCCGCCTCCTGTCGGAAAGCCCCAAGATCCCGCCGGAACGCAGGCTGTCCGAACAGCTTGACGTGTCGCGTCATACCCTGCGCAAGGCGCTCAAGACCCTGCGCGACAACGGAGAACTCGAGCCGGCGAAAAGCGGTCGTCGCGCGGCGCCGGACAAGTCGACGCCAAGCGCCCGGCTGGTGCAATCCACCAACCCGCTGGAAGTGATGGAAATGCGCCTGATGATCGAACCCTCGTTGGCCCGGCTTGCAGCGCTGCGGGCCTCGCCGGACGAGATCGCGCGGATTGTGCAAACCTCGACCTCGCCGGGGGGGATGTCGCCCAGCCAGGCGGATCAGGAATTCCACCGCGCCGTCGCCGCCGGGTCGCGCAATTCGCTGGCGTCAGAGCTGCATATCCTGCTGCACCGGGTCCAGAACGATGCCCGGCTGCGGTTTACCGACAGCGATTCCGACAGCAATACCACCGTCGAGCGCGTCCGTGCGCGCGATCTGGAACATCAGGAAATCGCCGCCGCCATTGCCGAACGCGACCCCGACAGTGCCGAACAGGCGATGTATGAGCACCTTGAGCGAACGCAGCGCAAGTTGACGGGAAGGCTGGGCTCTCGCTCGACCGATGCGGCCTGA